GGGTGCAAGGGTCTTCGGATGGGAGATGCTCAAGTCTCGCTCAAACATGCCAATTTTATCGTTAATTTGGGCAATGCTTCCGCTCATGATGTTTATTCTCTCATGCGGAGGGTTCAAGAGGAGGTATTCAGGGTTAAGGGGATTTTGTTGGAGACCGAGGTTACCCTGGTCGGCGACTTTGAATGAGACGTGATAGGGCTTCCATATATTTGGGTCTAAGCTGAAGGCTCAGAGTAAAAAGGTGACACCATGGAGACCGTCGAGGAAAAAGTCCGAGAACGCCGCAGAAAAGTTGCTCAGATTAGGCGACGAAGGCGTCTGAGATTATTGCTGATTTTACTGGTGTTAGCCTTAATTGTGTGGGGTGGAATAAGAATCTACAATTCCGATTTATTCAATATCAAAAGGATTAATGTAACTGGAAACAGTCACCTATCCGATGAGCACATTGTAAAACGCGCCAGGGTACCCCGGAAAACTAGTCTGCTTAAGATTCCGCTTAAGCAAATAAGAAATAGACTTCTTCAAGAACCATGGGTAAAAGACGTAAGAATCCTACGTCATCTTCCAAATACGCTCGAAATTAGGATAAGGGAGCGAAAACCCATGGCTATTATTCCCATCGATGAGTCTTTTATCCTCATCGATGGTGAGGGCTTTGTTCTGGAATGCAGAGGAGACTTAAAGGGATTAGATATGCCGGCCATCAGAGATTTAAAGATTGGCTCCTTCCAGATAGGGAAAAGGTTAAGATCAAAATCCCTCTCCAATGCTCTTGCTTGCCTTAGAGAACTCGATCCAGACCTTAGGGATTCTCTCAATATGGTTTCCGCTTCTTCCGCGGATAAGCTCTCACTATACACGAAGGATGATGTGGAGATACTCTATGGAAAAGCGGAAAATAATTCAAAGAAGAATTTTATAATCAAAAAGATTCTATCCGAACCAGGGGGGAAGATCATCTTCATTGATGTGAGAGTGGTCTCTAACCCCGTTGTCAAACGCTTGGAGGGAGTTCCAAAAAGTGAGTAAAGCGAGAGGAGAAGCCATAGTGGCTTTGGACATAGGCACCACTAAAATTTGTGCCATTGTGGGGAGACCGGTTGATGGAGAAATAGAGATCATGGGCGTTGGAACCTGCCCATCTTATGGCTTACGGAAGGGCATTGTTGTGGACATGAAAAGGACAGCAGCTTCTATTTCCACGGCTCTGAAAAAAGCCGAAAGAGCATCTAAGACGGAGATAAAATCCGCTTATGTGGGGATCACCGGAGCCCATGTCACTTCCCTCAATAGTCGCGGAGGCATTGACATAACTCATAGAGATCACATCGTTACCGAGAAAGACCGTAATAAAGCCATCGAAGCGGCTTGTGCTGTGAATATCCCCCAAAATAGTGAGGTAATTCACATAATTCCCAGAGAATTCTTCATTGATGGACAAGAGGGGGTCAAAGACCCTTTAGGAATGGCTGCCCTGCGCCTGGAGGCTGCAGTTCACATCGTTATGGGAGCGGTTACATCCATACAAAATGTCGTTCGATGCGTCAATCAAGCTGGAATCGATGTTGAAGACATAGTGCTCCAACCTCTTGCCTCCTGTGAGGCCGTTCTCTCCGATGAGGAGAGAGAGTTGGGAACCATACTGGTAGATATCGGTGGAGGAACTACAGACATAGCCATTTTTTCTGAGGGCAGCATTTGGTATAGTAGTGTTCTTTCACTGGGAGGAAACCAGGTGACTCACGATCTAGCTGTGGGTTTAAAGGTTCTTCTCTCCGAGGCAGAATCACTGAAGATTGAGTATGGTTGTGCTTTTAGTAAACTGGTTGATGAGCTGGAGATCATTGAGGTAAGCACATTCGGCAAGCGTAGACGAAAACCCATACCCAGAAAGCTACTGGCTGAAATAATCGAAGCCCGGATGCGGGAGATATTCAATTTGGTTAGGGAAAAGGTGATAGCAACGGGTAGGTTTGAACTCCTCCCAGGCGGAGTGGTCATCACCGGTGGTTCTTCACTATTAGAGGATCTACCGGAGTTGATTTCTGAGATGTTTGACCTACCTGCAAGGATTGGTTTTCCCAAGGACATTATAGGCGCGGTGGAGGCGGTGAATAGCCCCATCTATTCAACAGGAGTTGGGCTTTTGCATTATGCAAAAAAGGGTCCCAAGATTGAGCCTCTCCTGGCCGCCAGGGAATCTAATTTGATAGAGGAGATCATAGAATGTATAAGGGGATGGTTTAGGGAGCTGTTTTAATATTGGTAAATTCTGGCATTAAAAACACTTAAATGTGGCATTCTTCAGGTTAAACCCTCAAGTTGAAAACAAATTTTTTCTTTCCTATTACCCTTGAGTTTTGCAAAGTTTAAGGAATTTTTGGGTTGCAAATTTTTTTTGAATGAGATAAGGTTATTGCCGAGAATTAGGCTATCCGGTAAGCAAAACAGTTAAGTTCTACTTGAAGGTTGAGGGGGTGAAATTGTGTTTGATGCCGGAGCGAATTATTTAGCCGTGATTAAGGTTGTAGGAATTGGTGGCGGAGGAACCAACGCAGTTAATCGAATGATAGAAGCTGGTTTAACGGGTGTGGAAT
Above is a window of Actinomycetota bacterium DNA encoding:
- a CDS encoding FtsQ-type POTRA domain-containing protein, whose translation is METVEEKVRERRRKVAQIRRRRRLRLLLILLVLALIVWGGIRIYNSDLFNIKRINVTGNSHLSDEHIVKRARVPRKTSLLKIPLKQIRNRLLQEPWVKDVRILRHLPNTLEIRIRERKPMAIIPIDESFILIDGEGFVLECRGDLKGLDMPAIRDLKIGSFQIGKRLRSKSLSNALACLRELDPDLRDSLNMVSASSADKLSLYTKDDVEILYGKAENNSKKNFIIKKILSEPGGKIIFIDVRVVSNPVVKRLEGVPKSE
- the ftsA gene encoding cell division protein FtsA, coding for MSKARGEAIVALDIGTTKICAIVGRPVDGEIEIMGVGTCPSYGLRKGIVVDMKRTAASISTALKKAERASKTEIKSAYVGITGAHVTSLNSRGGIDITHRDHIVTEKDRNKAIEAACAVNIPQNSEVIHIIPREFFIDGQEGVKDPLGMAALRLEAAVHIVMGAVTSIQNVVRCVNQAGIDVEDIVLQPLASCEAVLSDEERELGTILVDIGGGTTDIAIFSEGSIWYSSVLSLGGNQVTHDLAVGLKVLLSEAESLKIEYGCAFSKLVDELEIIEVSTFGKRRRKPIPRKLLAEIIEARMREIFNLVREKVIATGRFELLPGGVVITGGSSLLEDLPELISEMFDLPARIGFPKDIIGAVEAVNSPIYSTGVGLLHYAKKGPKIEPLLAARESNLIEEIIECIRGWFRELF